CGGGATCAACACGCTGCGTGCGATGGTGGCGCTGCCCTGGAGTGTCACGGTCAGCGGTCCGTCGACGCCGACGGCCAGGCACCACACCGATCCGGAATGCGGCTCAAGGCCGAGCCCCGGCCCGGCGTAGAGGGCCTGCCCCGGCCACAGCCACACCGTCGGGCAGCAGGTTTGTGGAAGCGCGGGCCCGGGTTCAGGCGGCATGCTGGCCTCCTCATCAATTGATCAGGAGGCTACCGTGGTCATCGCAGTAATCGTCGTGGCCGGGGTGTTCTTCCTCGGCATGGGTGTCTACGCACTGGCAGCTCCGCAGGCGATTCTGCGTCCGTTCGACTACGACCTCAGAACCGCCGCCGCCCGCGCGGAAGTCCGTGGCGTGTATGGCGGTTTCGGTATCGCGATCGCCGCGGTGCTGACCTACGCGGCCGTGACGCCGGGGGAGGTCCGCACCGGGATCCTGATCACCGTCGGCGCCGCGCTGGTCGGGATGGCCGTCGGCCGCGGTGTATCGGCGGTGTTCGACGAACGTACGTCGTTCTATCCCAACTGGTTCTACTGCGTGGTCGAGGCGATCGGCGCGGGCGCGCTGTTCTGGGTGGCCTGAGTCAGCCGCTCTGCCGCGCTTTTCCGCCGCATTGTCACGCCAGAGTGGCGCTCAAGCCCGAGCGTCACGCCAGCGTGACGCCGTGGTTCGGGCTCCCATTGCCGTGTCACGCCAGAGTGGCTGCCGGCGGCGACAGCCACTCTGGCGTGACGAACTGCCAGCTAGAGAGTGACAAACTGGGGGCTACGGGGCGACAGTCAGCCAGTCGGCGAAGCCGGACGGATCGTGACGGCCGAGTGCGCCGTGCTCGAACAGGCCCCAGCCCTCGACCGGTGCACCGTCGCCTTCGGTGCAGACGGCGCGACCGACGTGGTCGATCACACCGAACGCAGTTCGGCCGACGACCGCCGGATCGGTCATGTCGTAGGTGCGGCGCTCGGTGAACTTCTCGCCCTTCCACACGCCGTGAATCCAGTCGACGTCGCCGCCGTAGCCGCCGCCGACGTGAATCGGCACGGGCAGTTTGGATTCCACGTCGAAGCGGACGGGGGTGCCGTCGGGTGTGGTGGCCTCGATGGTGGCTCCGGTGGGGATCCGGGTGCCCGAGCGGTAGTGGATCTTCACCCGCGGCCAGCCGAGTTGCTCGACGCGGCCGTCTTTGAAGACCCGACTGCAGTCGTTGAGTGAGCGGAAACCGCTGGGATCCTCCTGGATGATGAACACGATCGAGAAGTCGTCGAACGCCATCGGTACGTACAGCCACCACATGCCTTCGAACGGCGGGTCGGCCGGACGTCCGGCGGGTTCGGCCTCACCGACCGGGCGGATGCCCCATGACCGGTCGCGCGAACCGATCCAGGTTTGCGGATCGACGTCGATGCGCTGGCCGTCGATCTCCAGATATCCACTCCAGGCGCCCAATTGGGCGAAACGCTGGGCATCGAGCGTGACCCGGTTGCCCTGACGCATCAGATGCGGCTGCTCCTGCACCACGTCGAACAGCCCATCCCAGGTGAGATCGGCGGCGACGCCCTCGGTTTCGTCGAGGACGATGCGGATCTTGCGCAGCGGTTCGGTGACCTCGACCCGGTAGCCCATCACGTGCTGGTTGAGCCGGTCCTGGTCGATCGCGTCGGACAGGTGTACCGCCGTCTGTTCGTCTCCGCGCCTCACCAGGAAGTACGCGTCCTTCACCCCGAGGTTGGGGTAGTAGCCCAGGCCGGTGATGACGAAGATGTCGCCGGTGCGGTCGTGGGCGTTGAAATACGAACGGTCGTAGAAGTTCCGGTCCGACGAGCCGGGCCAGGCGATCGGTTGGGGGACTTGGTGGACGGGGTATTCGTCCAGCGGGCCGAGCATTTAAGACTCCTCGATCAGGCGCCGCAGCAACGGCGCGTGGTAGAACATCGTTTCGACGTCGTCGGGCTTCTCGGTCTCACCGAAGTGCACCCGCCGGGCGCCGGTGCGCATGAACACACAGCACCAGATCACGCCCGAGTAGATGTAGAACCAGCGCAGGTCGCCGAGTTCGGCGCCGGTCAGCTCGCGGTAGGTCGCACGCACGTCCTCTTCGCGCATCACGTCGGGCAGACCGGGCAGTCCGGCCATACCGGCCAGCTCCTGGAACACCATGTGCGCAAAGATGATCCAGGAGACGTCGAGTTCGCGGGGGCCGATGGTGGCCATCTCCCAGTCGAGTACGGCCGACGGGCGGAAGTTGTCGTAGAGCACATTGCCGATACGGGAGTCGCCCCAGATCAGCACGGACTCCGACGCCGCCCCGTCGTCGGGGAAATTGTCCTCGAGCCACTGCAACGCCCGCTCGACCAACGGTGAACGACCGATATCGGGCACCGCGTATTCGTACCAGTCCTTGAGCCAGCCGAAGTGCCGGCGCAGCGGGGTATCGCCGGGCGGGTCGACCTCGGACAGGAACGCGAACCGTTCTGCGGCGTCGGGGATCGCGTGCAGTTTTGCCAGTACCTCGACGGTGCTGTCCTGCAGTTCGCGTTGGCGTTCGAGCGGGGCGTCGGCGAACCAGTTGCCACCGAAGGTGTAGGGCATGACGTCGGGTGGCACCTGGCCGTCGACGCGGTCCATCAGGAAGAACGGAGTGCCCAGCACCTCACCGGTGGTATCCATCCAGCGGACATTCGGAACCGGCACGTCGGTGAGTTCACCGACCTGACGCATCACCTCGAACTGGTGGTCGAGCCGGTAGGACGAGAACACCGGGACATCGTCGGTGGTGGGGGCGACGCGGGCCACCCACTGCTGCTCCTTGGACTCGCCGTTCTCTTCCCAGCGTCCGGTCAGCATGATGGTCTCCGACGACATGCCGTTGGAGTCGACGCCGCTTTCCACGGTGATCTCGGGCGCGACACCGCCGGGCATCACCGTGGACAGCCATTTGGACAGCACCGATGGCAGGGTGGTGACGTCACGGCTCGAGCGTTGCAGGTGGTCGACGTTCTGGACAGGAGCGTCCACGGCCTCGTTTGCCATTCAACTGTTCCTTACGGCCACAATTACGATACTGTTAGTAGCGTTATGAAAGCAGAGCCATCACCGGTTGGCAAGACCGCCGGAGCGGGACGTCCTCGCGACCCGCGTATCGACGCTGCCATATTGCAGGCCACGGTGGACCTGCTTGTCGAAATCGGTTACGCGAACCTGACGATGGCCGCAGTGGCCGAGCGGGCGCAGACCACGAAAACCGCGTTGTACCGCCGGTGGTCGAGCAAAGCGGAGTTGGTGCACGAGGCGGTGTTCCCGGCCGCCGCCACCGGACTGACGGCGCCTGCCGGGGACATCGCCGCCGATATCCGGGCCATGATCGCTGCCGCTCGCGATGTGTTCACCAGCCCGGTGATGCGTGCGGCGCTGCCCGGACTGGTCGCCGACGTCGTCGCCGACACCGACCTGAACGCCCGGGTGATGCAGCGGTTCGCCGGCACCTTCGTCACGGTGCGCGCCCGGATCATCGACGGCATCGCCCGCGGCGAGGTGCAGCCGGATGTCGACCCGGACCGCCTGGTGGAGCTCATCGGCGGTTCGACCATGCTGCGGATGTTGCTGTGGCCCGAACGCGAACTCGACGACGAATGGGTGGCGCAGACCGCGGCGATCCTGGTGCACGGGGCCACCGTCAAGCAGTGATGCCCGAACCCGTTTACATCACGGTGAGAGCAAGTCTTCTGGGTGGTTCGCGCTCCGCATAGCCTGCGCTGACGTGACTCTAACCGACCCACGTTCAACGGTCGCCACCAATCCGAGCGCGCGTACCGTCGCGTTGGGTAGCGCGATCGGAACCACGATCGAGTGGTACGACTTCTATCTGTACGCCACTGCCGCCGCGCTCGTGTTCAAACCGTTGTTCTTCCCGAACATTTCGTCGACTGCCGGCACCTTGGCTTCGTTCGCGACATATGCCGCGGGGTTCGGCGCCAGGCCGTTGGGCGCGCTCGTCTCCGGTCATTACGGAGACCGCTTGGGACGCAAGACGGTTCTGGTGATCGCATTGGTAGGGATGGGTCTGAGCACCTTCGCGATCGGACTGTTGCCGACCTATGCGCAGGTCGGGCTCATCGCGCCCGCGCTGCTGGCGACGTTGCGGTTGCTGCAAGGTCTGGCGGTCGGGGCCGAATGGGGTGGTGCGGCATTGCTCTCGGTGGAGCACGCCCCGCCAGGTCACCGCGGATTGTTCGGTAGTTTCACCCAATTGGGTTCGCCGGCAGGAATGCTGCTGTCGACGGCGGTCTTCTATGTGACCAAGACCGTCACCGGCGGAGAGGCGTTCCTTGCCTATGGTTGGCGAATCCCCTTCCTGCTCAGTGCTGTTCTCGTCGTCGTCGGTCTGGTGATCAGACTGAAGCTCACCGACGCCGAGGTGTTCACCCGGGTCCGGGACCGTGGGGACGTGGTGCGACTGCCGGTACTCGAGGTGTTGCGGACCCAGCCGCGCAACGTGGTGATCACCACCGCACTGCGGTTCTCGCAGATCGCTCTGTTCGTCCTGCTGACCACGTATTCGTTGACCTATCTCCAAGATTCATCGTCGGCAGGAAGTCAGGTCGGCCTGACGGCGGTCCTCATCGCCTCGGCTGTCGGCCTGATCAGCACACCGGCATGGGCCATGCTGTCGGACCGGGTGGGCAGACGTCCACCGTATCTGTTCGGTGCACTGGCCGGACTGATTGCCCTGACCCTGTTCTTCGTCGCGGCCGGAACCGGATCCCACGTCGCGATCGTGTTGGCGATCGTGTTCGGAGTCAACGTCGCTCACGATGCCATGTACGGGCCCCAGGCTGCCTGGTTCGGAGAACTGTTCGATACCCGGCTGCGCTACAGCGGCGCGTCGCTGGGATACCAGATCGGCGCCGTGTTCTCCGGTGGGTTCGCCCCGTTGATCGCGGCGGCGCTGTTGGTGGCGGGAGGGGGCAGCCCCTGGCTGATCGTCGGCTATTTCGCGGTGCTGACCGTGATCACCTCCACGGCAGCCTATTTCGCACGGGAGACCCACTTGGACGAGATCGGGGAGACGCGATGACCAGGATTTATCTCAACGCTTTCGACATGGCCTGCGTCGGTCATCAGTCCGCCGGGTTGTGGCGTCACCCGCAAGATCAGGGCCACCGGTACCGCGAACTCGGGTACTGGACCGATCTGGCACGCGCGCTCGAGGCGGGTGGTTTCGACGCGTTGTTTCTCGCGGACGTGCTCGGTGTGTACGACGTGTACGGAGGTTCCAGGGATGCCGCGGTGGCCGACGCCGCGCAGGTACCCGTTAATGACCCGACGCTGGCTGTCTCGGCAATGGCCGCGGTCACCGAAACGCTCGGCTTCGGTGTCACGGTGTCGCTGACCTACGAGCAGCCCTATGCATTGGCGCGCCGCCTCTCCACACTGGACCACCTGACAGGTGGCCGGGTCGCCTGGAACATCGTCACCTCCTACCTCGACAGCGCCGCCCGCAATCTGGGTCTGGATGCCCAGATCCCGCACGACGAGCGCTACGAGATCGCCGAGGAGTACCTGGAGGTCTGTTACAAGCTGTGGGAGGCATCGTGGGAGCCCGGCGCGGTGGTCCGGGACCGCGACCGTGGGGTGTTCACCGATCCGTCCAAGGTCCACGACATCGAACACAAAGGCCGCTATTTCCGTGTCCCGGGGCCGTTTCTGTGTGAACCGTCCCCGCAGCGCACGCCCATGCTGTTTCAGGCGGGTGCCTCCCCGCGAGGGGTCCGGTTTGCCGCGGCTCATGCCGAGGCGGTGTTCGTGTCGGGCCCGACGCCCGAGATCGTCGCCAAGCCGGTGAGAGCACTGCGTGCGGCCGCGGCTGAACACGGACGAGATCCTCGGTCCGTAAAGGTGTTCACAATGCTGACCCCGATCGTCGCCGAGACCCGTGAACTGGCGTTGGCCAAACTGGCCGATTACCGTCAGTTCGTCAGTGCGGAAGGGGCTTTGGCGCTGTTCGGAGGCTGGACGGGCGTCGATCTGGCCGAGCTGGAAGCTGACGAACCCTTGAGATACGTCGAGACCG
The window above is part of the Mycolicibacterium fortuitum subsp. fortuitum genome. Proteins encoded here:
- a CDS encoding DUF4345 domain-containing protein: MLASSSIDQEATVVIAVIVVAGVFFLGMGVYALAAPQAILRPFDYDLRTAAARAEVRGVYGGFGIAIAAVLTYAAVTPGEVRTGILITVGAALVGMAVGRGVSAVFDERTSFYPNWFYCVVEAIGAGALFWVA
- a CDS encoding phosphotransferase family protein; amino-acid sequence: MANEAVDAPVQNVDHLQRSSRDVTTLPSVLSKWLSTVMPGGVAPEITVESGVDSNGMSSETIMLTGRWEENGESKEQQWVARVAPTTDDVPVFSSYRLDHQFEVMRQVGELTDVPVPNVRWMDTTGEVLGTPFFLMDRVDGQVPPDVMPYTFGGNWFADAPLERQRELQDSTVEVLAKLHAIPDAAERFAFLSEVDPPGDTPLRRHFGWLKDWYEYAVPDIGRSPLVERALQWLEDNFPDDGAASESVLIWGDSRIGNVLYDNFRPSAVLDWEMATIGPRELDVSWIIFAHMVFQELAGMAGLPGLPDVMREEDVRATYRELTGAELGDLRWFYIYSGVIWCCVFMRTGARRVHFGETEKPDDVETMFYHAPLLRRLIEES
- a CDS encoding TetR/AcrR family transcriptional regulator; amino-acid sequence: MKAEPSPVGKTAGAGRPRDPRIDAAILQATVDLLVEIGYANLTMAAVAERAQTTKTALYRRWSSKAELVHEAVFPAAATGLTAPAGDIAADIRAMIAAARDVFTSPVMRAALPGLVADVVADTDLNARVMQRFAGTFVTVRARIIDGIARGEVQPDVDPDRLVELIGGSTMLRMLLWPERELDDEWVAQTAAILVHGATVKQ
- a CDS encoding MFS transporter, producing the protein MTLTDPRSTVATNPSARTVALGSAIGTTIEWYDFYLYATAAALVFKPLFFPNISSTAGTLASFATYAAGFGARPLGALVSGHYGDRLGRKTVLVIALVGMGLSTFAIGLLPTYAQVGLIAPALLATLRLLQGLAVGAEWGGAALLSVEHAPPGHRGLFGSFTQLGSPAGMLLSTAVFYVTKTVTGGEAFLAYGWRIPFLLSAVLVVVGLVIRLKLTDAEVFTRVRDRGDVVRLPVLEVLRTQPRNVVITTALRFSQIALFVLLTTYSLTYLQDSSSAGSQVGLTAVLIASAVGLISTPAWAMLSDRVGRRPPYLFGALAGLIALTLFFVAAGTGSHVAIVLAIVFGVNVAHDAMYGPQAAWFGELFDTRLRYSGASLGYQIGAVFSGGFAPLIAAALLVAGGGSPWLIVGYFAVLTVITSTAAYFARETHLDEIGETR
- a CDS encoding LLM class flavin-dependent oxidoreductase encodes the protein MTRIYLNAFDMACVGHQSAGLWRHPQDQGHRYRELGYWTDLARALEAGGFDALFLADVLGVYDVYGGSRDAAVADAAQVPVNDPTLAVSAMAAVTETLGFGVTVSLTYEQPYALARRLSTLDHLTGGRVAWNIVTSYLDSAARNLGLDAQIPHDERYEIAEEYLEVCYKLWEASWEPGAVVRDRDRGVFTDPSKVHDIEHKGRYFRVPGPFLCEPSPQRTPMLFQAGASPRGVRFAAAHAEAVFVSGPTPEIVAKPVRALRAAAAEHGRDPRSVKVFTMLTPIVAETRELALAKLADYRQFVSAEGALALFGGWTGVDLAELEADEPLRYVETEANRSALASFTTSGRNWTAGELAHEVGLGGRGPVVVGSPTDVADELERWVEEADVDGFNLAYVTTPGTFVDFAHHVVPELRRRGRVPDHRERATLRERLGGAGPLLSPEHPGAAHRPPNWY